The Nycticebus coucang isolate mNycCou1 chromosome 2, mNycCou1.pri, whole genome shotgun sequence genome includes a window with the following:
- the LOC128563719 gene encoding secretory carrier-associated membrane protein 4-like, with protein MAVGFSYRSGSATAEMSEKENNFSPLPSYILLKPCFYQNFSDEIPIEHQVLVKRIYRLWMFYCTTLGVNLVTCLAWWISGGSGANFGLAFVWLLLFTSCSYVCWFRPAYKAFRADSSFNFMAFFFIFGAQFVLTVIQAIGFSGWGACGWLAAITMFKTSVGAAVVMLLPAIMFSLSVVMMALMILKVHKIYRGAGGSFQKVQTEWNTGIWQNPPSREAQYNNFSGNSLPEYPPVPSYPGGRGQWP; from the coding sequence ATGGCTGTAGGCTTCAGCTACCGTAGTGGGTCGGCCACTGCAGAAATGTCAGAGAAAGAGAACAACTTCTCCCCGCTGCCCAGCTACATCCTCCTGAAGCCCTGCTTCTACCAGAACTTCTCTGATGAGATCCCCATTGAGCACCAGGTCCTGGTGAAGAGGATCTACCGGCTGTGGATGTTTTACTGCACCACCCTTGGGGTCAACCTGGTCACCTGCCTGGCCTGGTGGATTAGTGGGGGCTCAGGAGCCAATTTTGGCCTGGCCTTCGTCTGGCTGCTACTCTTCACATCCTGCAGTTACGTGTGCTGGTTCCGACCTGCCTACAAGGCCTTCCGAGCTGACAGCTCCTTTAACTTCATGGCgtttttcttcatctttggaGCACAGTTTGTCCTGACTGTCATCCAGGCCATTGGCTTCTCAGGATGGGGTGCATGTGGTTGGTTGGCAGCGATTACTATGTTTAAGACCAGTGTGGGGGCTGCTGTGGTCATGTTGCTTCCAGCCATCATGTTCTCCCTGTCAGTTGTCATGATGGCACTCATGATTCTGAAGGTGCACAAGATCTACCGAGGGGCTGGTGGAAGCTTCCAGAAGGTACAGACAGAATGGAACACAGGCATTTGGCAGAACCCGCCATCAAGGGAAGCCCAATACAACAACTTTTCAGGAAATAGCCTGCCCGAGTACCCTCCTGtgcccagctacccaggaggtaGGGGCCAGTGGCCCTAG